The genomic region agtcctgccctgggcacctcctgccctgggcaccccctgccctgggcaccccctgccccggctgcccccgctCTGGCCTCGTCCAGCCGGGCACAGCTCGGCTCTCTGGGCCAAGGTGGGGGTGTGGGCAGGGCTCATCAGGGGCTGTTCGGCCCCcaggggggtttgggagggGTGTTTGGCCCCCCAGGGGGGTTTGGGATGGGTGGCAGGGGGGTCTGCTCGGAGCAAAGTGCTGGAGGTTGAGGGATGAGATGCCCTGGAGGGCAGAAGAGGACGGGTCAGGCTGGTGGGATGAGGAGAGGCCTGACCCGCTCTGGTCACAACCCCCCCCCTCCAGGGACGGTTTTCGTGGTGCAGTGGGACAAGGTGtacctgcaggggaaggaggacaTGGGCAGCTTCACCTTCCAGgcagccctgcacagcaccGGGAGGATCGTCTTTGGGTACAAGGAGGTGAGAGATCCTCCCCTCctggcacacctgggggcaTCAGGTGCCTCctcctgcaggggaaggcagggcaggagggtccccacgggggtccctgtgggtttaggaggggggggttggggttgTAGTTCACACCCTGGGGATGGGCATTCCTGGAggcctctgcagcagcaccaggagctggggCGGGGCTGGGATCCATCCTGTGCTGTCTCCCTGGCTGCAGATCCCGGTGCCAGTCCTGCAGATCAGTGCCACCCAGCACCCCGTGAAGGCCGGGCTCTCCGACGCCTTCATGGTCCTCAACCCTTCTCCCGACGTGCCTGGTGAGTCGCTGCCCTCgaggggctgctggggcagggagggagctgatCCCACAGGGATCCCACAGGGATCCCACAGGGCTGccttggcagctgggagaggggagggatcCTCACCTTTGGGCACTTCAGGACGTGAGGATGAGCTGCTTGGAATCCCAGGGAGCAGGGGAGTGTGAGGAGGTGTGTGGGGCTTGGCTGTCCCTCATGTCCCGTGTTCCCTGGGCATCCCTCTTGGAGTGCATCCCCCTGGTGCATCTCCCCGTGGCCAGGACCATCTCTCAGCCTCGTGCTCTGGGTGGGCCTTGGTGTGTTCAGACTCTCCATGAGCAGCCAAGCTCTTCCCCAGCTGATGAGGACGAGGGGAAGAATTCAATTCTTCTCCGATTCCAAGCAGGGCTGCAGATGGACAAGAGGCTTGGGGGGTGCAGGGTGCCCCATTCCCATAGGGATGGGGGGTTTGGAGGGTCTGCAGCCACCCCGCTGCTGCTCTGGGTGTCCTTCCACGTGTTTCCATGACTGGGATCTGCACCTCTGTCAGCAGCACACGGGAACACCCCCATCCATGTCCACACGCTCATTCCACGCGTGCCGGGAGCTGCAGGCCTGGGCTCAGCTCCCCAGAAAGGCTCTTCCAGCCTCTCCAGTCAcgagcagcccagccctgctcctccctcccgGTGTGGTGGCTTTCCCCTGTTGTTCCTGGAGCCATCTGGCCCCGGTTTATGACCCGTTCACAGCAGTTTGTGCAGGAACCGGGGCCAGCCTGGGTGGTTCCTCCCCTCCCgccccacagctgctcctccaCGGGCTGCTCCCTCCACCCCACGGCCTTCccaagccctgccctgggctgtgagGGGAGAAGAAGTGCAAGAACTGGGCATGAAAGAGCCTCACGAGGTGGAGAAACGAGGGTTGGAgggtggagaaggaggggcaggaggggagggtgCTCGTCCTGCTCATCTCCTGGGCTCCAAGTGCGGAGCACGTGCCcgtgctgggaggagaggttGGATTGTCCACAGAGGTTGATGCCAGAGGAGCATCTTGACTGGTGCCACCATCTGGGAGAAGCCTGAATCCAAGGATAGACCTCAGGATGAAGGggaaagagagggaaggggacggggcaggggggaagggggagctttggggggagccCCGGGAGGCTCCAGCCCGTGAGTCAGTGAGGAACAATGTGTTTGTTTGGAgcaaggcagggctggagcacgtCCACCAGCGCAGCCTCTGGtcagggagaggggacagcGAGCCCTGAGCTCCTCCTGGCAGAACAGGGGGGCAGGATCTGTGCCCTAccacccctcctgcccccccagcccctccccgtcccttctcctgcagcccctgaccTGGAGCCACCTTTACctttccccagcagcccccccgGCCTCCCCCACGTAAATCCCTTCACTGGGGGGGGTTTAGGCCTGGCTTAACCCCAAGGCTCGGCCTTGCAGAGTCCCGGCGCCGGACCATCTACGAGTACCACCGTGTGGAGCTGGACACCAGCAGGATCAGCAGCCTGTCTGCCGTGGAGTTCACCCCCCTGCCCAGTGAGTGCCGCCCCGGCCCCTTCCCTGCGGGATCTCACCCGGGGAGCACCGACTTCCAGACgggtttgggggtgctgggagggggatGCCATCCCTGGCCTGGCAGGTGGGATCCttggagctgtgcagggagcCAGCAGGGCACAGtttgcccctgccctggggtccttggagctgtgcagggagcCAGCAGGGCACAGtttgcccctgccctggggtccttggagctgtgcagggagcCAGCAGGGCACAGtttgcccctgccctggggtcCCCGCCGTGCCCGGCTGTCGCTGAACCTCTCGTACATCCAGCCCTGTGTGGGTCAACCCCCTCAGAACCAACCTGAGCCAGCAGAAACCCCACCTTGGTGCGCTCCACAGCCGAGATGGGAGCCTGGGAtggcagcagagctcagagctggcaCAGGAATTGCTGATGAAGGAGGGATCTGCAGGGATAATCCACCTTCCCTCTGCTCAGTGGTCCAGCCGTGCCAGCCAGGATGGAGCCGCTGTGCTCTGATCTGCTCCACCAGCacctttcctcctgctctccttgcTCACCAACCTCTCACCCCTTAATCCCTCACTCCCTGCACTGCCAGCGATTCCCACCCGAAATTCCTCCTCTGTGCTCCACgagctgcagctcatcctgCCGAGCCCCGGCGGGTTCGCGCCGGGTCCGCACACGAGACATTTTCAACGCCTCCACACGGAGCTGAAATTtctgagagctgctgggaaacAGGCCCCATTTTTAGTGGCTGGATCCAAGGACACTCGGGCACGAGGGAGAGTCGTCAGCAGCCGGTAAATACGGGCTGGGAGGTAAATCTGCCATGGAGACACGGAGGGGCTGCACCGAACGCTCTCCCCGGGGTATTTTATGACAATTTTAACAGCAGGCAGGTTATTGCAGGCAGAACATAAATAACCATTCTGCAGTGactctgttggtttgttttttgtgtgttttttttttttttttctcctgaagatttgctggtttgttttttgcctgtttttttccccccctcagcAGCTGAGAGCAATGTCTGCACGGGAGCCACGGAGCTACAGAGAGCcccactctgctgctgcttctggggGTTCAGTTTTTGGCCTTGTTCGGGGCAGAAGGGATGGACTGCCTTGCTTTAGAGGTCTGAGTTTGCTCCCTGCCTCCACATGGCTTGGGAAAAGCTCAGGATGTGAGAGGGGATGAGGAGTGGAGGCCTTCATCCCTGGGAATGTCACAGCACTGGAGCCACTCTCGGCTCTGCCATTGAGGGGCTTGTTAAAACTGctgatttccttctctttctttgcagCCAAGCCCCTCTTGACCATCTTTCCTAGACAGGGGGACACCAAATGTTGGTGTTCTTGCAGAACCACTTCGTGTGGGCGCAGCACGAGGGGGGGGTTCAGCTGTTTGTGCTGGACCTTCCTCCTGAGGAACACCCTCTGTGCAATGAGAAAGGGCAAAAAGCCTCTCAGGTGTTTGAATTCCCAGCTAAACAGCGCAGGAGGAGGTTTATGGATGGACTGGGAGCCCATCCTGCAGGTCCATGGCAGAGAGGTTGGGTTGGACCCTCAGTGGCTGCTCCTCCAGTCCTGCCCGAGCCACCAGCTCTTGGATCTGCTCCCCTGTGCCCTCACAGATGTTGGCACTGGGCTGGAAcatctctcctctctctttcccagcTTGTCTCCAGCACCAGAGCTGTGAAACGTGTGTGACCTCGGAGCTGACCTTCAACTGCAGCTGGTGTCACGTCCTGCAGAGGTACCTGGGCTGGgattccttccctcctcttcccttgctgatgttcccagagctgggacagggagcaCAGGGCCAGGGTTGGTGGCTGGGTCAGtggtgctgggttttttttagtattttcccctctttttgccattttttgggttggttgggtgctgctcctgctgctcccagtcaTGGTTAAGCCCTGACCTGATCTCCGGTTACAAGCCACAGAAAGGAGACATTTCCTGGGGTTTTTGGTCCAGGAACAGGCTGAGACCTGGAGCAGGACTCACATTTTTGTCAGTCAGCTTTAAACACGGGGAAAACTTGTCCTGACTTGGGCTGGGATCAGACAGaggtgcagggaagggaggctGGGACAGGCTCCAGGCAggtcctggagctgggaatgctcaTCACCCCCCAGCTGGGAGGGACGAGGCATAGCAAGGGTGGGGGGCACTTGCTGCCTTGTTTTTGGGGTGACTGGAGTTTCTGGTCCTGccccctgctctcctccagctccagcagctccacacagAGCACGGGAGCTTAATGAGATTGTGCTGAACTCTTTATTTGGAGCTGGTGGCAGGGGAGGGGACCCAATAACACAGATCCTCACGTGGAAATCCTGCTCTCCCAGGAAGGCACAGGCTCCTGCCCCCCTCCTTCCAGCAGGGTGTGAGCAGGGGACAGGAAAAGATCCTGAGCCATCAGCAAGGCCACCCATAAATCAGCATCGattccctgcctgctgtgggcCCGAGCCACGGGAATGTCATTTGTCAGTGGCAGTGGTGGCTTCAGAGCAGAGGATGGGATGTTCTCACACCTGCTTTGGGGGCAAAACTGAGCCTGGGGTACAGTGGCTTTGTCTGGGTCTGGTTTGGGCTGAACCCCAGGGGTTCAAACACTTGGTTATTCCAACTGTTCCAAATTTACGGTGTTTGCAAATCTGATTGTATCATgtcagggaatggtttgggtgggaagggaccttaaagcccatccagtcccaccccctgccatgggcagggacaccttcctctatcccaggttgctccaacctgtccttggacaattccagggatggggcagccacagcttctctgggcaacctttgccagggcctccccgccctcacagccaggaattccttcccagtatcccatctaaccctgccctctggcagtgtaAGGGTTCAAGCCACCCTTTTTCATCTTCCCAAATCCCAGTGGTTGGTGGTGTTTGCTCctgtcccccctgccctggtGACCCCGGGCGCGTCCTGTCGCCGTCACCGCGGCTCAGCCCGAGGAGTTCAGGTTACAAATGGGAACCACACgtggaaaaaaacacagtggGATTGGCAAGCTGGAGCAAACAGACCCCTGTCTTTGTTGGCTTTCAGCCAGCTTGGTCTTGCAAAGCCAACTTGATCCGTCCCAAGGAAGCTGGGGGGGTGgttccagggctggagctccaTCCCGGCTCCAGCTCCGTGATTCCATCCCAGAGTCCTCTCAGCTCTCTGCTTGGGCAGTGGAATCTGTATTTTTGCCTCTCCTGAGCCCACAGTTGTGACAGGAACTGTGCTTGAAGCAAAGGTCTCAGCAGGGTCTGAAGCTTTCTGTGGTTGTTGGGTAAATTGGTGTTTGTGTGACCTGAGCCCCTGGTTCGGATTTTGCTCCCCCCCGAGGCTTTCCAAAGGTCAGGGAGCTGTTCCATTCCCTGTTCCTGCGGGGATTTCTCTCGCTGCTGGTTTGCCTGATGTCATCTATAATTTCTTTAGTGTGTTTTTCCTGTGCAGATGTtgctggaaaaaacccaacgaGCCTCGTGGAGCTCGTGGccttgccctggcacagagtccgGGGGATGGAAACTCAAACTCAGGccatatattttttcctatttttctgcctctccttttcccttggACAAGTGGTGTTgacccttctcctcctctgggAAAGGGGAATGTTTGGGTTcttccagcacagctgtgctggaaaCCCCCATGTCCTTGGGTGTCACCTTGGGTATCATCCTGCCCATCCTTGTTTGTCCCTGTGTCCGTCCATGGGGCCCACCAGGGCAGGATTTGGGACTCTTGGGCACCTTAGAAACCACGAGCAGTGCCACCAGCATTTCCTGCCACCTTCAATCCCActtttcctccccaggtgctccAGTGGCTTTGACCGGTACCGGGAGGAGTGGTTGTCCTATGGCTGTGGCCAGGTGAGCCCGGGGGGaatccctgcccagctcctgggctgggaatgatcctgctctgcagggaaaTCCATGGCCATGTCCCAGCTCAAAGAGGGaatgctcagctctgcctgacCCGTGGTGTTCTGGGTCAGACTGAGCATCCCTTTAGATATCTCTTTATTCCCTTTAAATATCCCTTTATTCCCTTTAGATATCCCTTGAGATATCCCTTTGGACATGCCTTTATTCCCTTTAGATATCCTTTTAGATATCCCTTTATTGCCTTTAGATATCCCTTTAAATCCCTTTGTCCCCTTTAGGTGTTCTTTTATTCCCTTTGGATACCCCTTTATAACCCTTTATTCCCTTTGGATAATATCCCTTTATCTACCCCTTTCCCATTCCAGCAGGACCCCTTAGCAGAGGATGCCTGGATTGGGATAGTTAAAGGATGCTCCATCCAATCCAGGCTTTTCCTTGCTGGTGCCTTTCCTGGGTGCTGGATATTCCCTGAAGGTGCTGAGAAGCTCCAGGAGTCACCAGCCAGTGCAGTTTGAGCACTCTGGGgtgtttttcctcctcctcctcccggaGCATGACTCTTACTCACTCCCGAGCAGGAAGGAACGAGCCCTGTTTTCGTCCTTGTGAGCACAATTATCTCCTCGTTGGATGAACTCCTTCCTTTGTCTCACAGAGATCAGCTCAAGAGAAACATCTGGTTCtgctttgggcttttttttttttgtgtgtgtgtgtgtgtgtgtgtgtggtgttggtttgatttttatttttttttccttgctgaaaaCTCAGCTTTGTTCCCCGTCACCCAGAGGGTTGAGTGAGGGAAACTGGACCTGCAGGAGGTCACCCAGTGATGCACAAAGTCCAGGCTCCAGGACCTTGCCAAGTCGTTGTCCTTTGTCCTGCCTAAGTGCTTCCCaaactttttctcctcttctctggacctgttTCCCCTGCAGTGTTTGAACCTCAGGGGGCTCGGCAGCCCCAAGCCTTGGAAGCACAGCCCTCCCCTGGCATTCCTGGGGAAAAACAGctgttctccttttttccttccagtcagATGAAAAGACCTGTGAGGATCTGGCAGAAGGCAGCCACTACTCAGCCCCTCCTGACAGCTCCTTGTCCCCTCTGAGCGAGGGTGTCCCCTCCTCCACGGCCTCGCTCTTCATCGACAGCCTCACCACCGAAGGTAGGGGGGACATCCCATGCCTGGGGCACGTCCCTGCCAAGGTCCTTCACTCCAGGGCCTCACAAAGCCAATTCCTGTCCAAAGGAATCCAGGAACAACGTGGGTTTTGAAGGAGGCTcgtggagtggtttgggttggaagggacgttaaagcccatccagtgccaccccctgccatgggcagggacaccttccactagcccaggttgctccaagccctgtccagcctggccttggacacttccagggatggggcatcctctgggaaatccattccagggcctcaccaccctcacagggaggaatctCTTCCCAGTGTCCCTTTCCAagtccctttctccctctctgaaAGAGGAACGACATTCCCGGGATCTGCAAAGtaagatcatggaatcatggaatggtttgggttggaagggaccttaaatctcatccagccccaccctctgccatggtcccactggaccaggttgctccaagccctgtccagcctggccttgggcagGGGTGAGTGCAGGGGGTggtggaaaagggaaggaagggcagCCAAGGGGTGAGACCTGGggggatgtggcacagggagggatgaAACCCTCCAGTGGGAAGAGTTTTAGAGTCGTTCCAGCTTTTTTTACCCATCTGTGAAGGTCAGCAGCAACCAATCCGTGGTGGGCAGTGCCCACAGCCTCCCCCAGGGGGGTTAATCCTGCAGAGTGGGGCTCAGGCTTTTCACGGGCTTGGGTTTAGCTCAGGGGCTGCCAGGACTCCCAGCCTGGAATTAATCCAGGTGATTGCCCTCTCCTTGGGAATGCTGCTCGTTCCAGCCTCGGAAAGCTCCACATAAAGCCCCGGGTTTCCCTGGAGACCCCCGTGCTCTAATCCCATTAACACGGGGCTGGCTCCTCGGCTCCTCCCGGCAGGTATCACTCCAATTTCCCTGCTTAATAGTCCCTAACGCCGCCTGCTAATTAGGATAAATAGAAAGGAACATTAGTGATTGTCCTTCAGCCGCGGGAAGGAGCTGGGTGGGGGAATGGAGCTGCCAAGGGCTGACTTTGGAAGGAGCAATtaaagggaggggaggggagggggggtggaACACCACCAGGGAGAGCGTTTTCCAGCTCACCGCcagttcttggaaaaaaaaaaaaaaaaaggaaaagaggcttttttttctgtgacacaGTCGAGCGTGAAGTTAATTTGGGATCTTGGAAGGAAACAAACAGGGAGGAGGGCTGGGGCTGAGGAGAGAGCAAAGGAACCAGCGACAGCGGGGGGACCCAGCCCTCAGCGTCCTCCCTGGATCTGTGTCCTCCCCAGCCAGCTCTTTTCCTTGGATCCACATCCTCCCCAACCAGCCCTTTTCCTTGGATCCACATcctcccctgccagccctttTCCTTGGATCCACATCCTCCCCaaccagcccagctccctggaTCTGTGtccctcccagccagctcttTTCCTTGGATCCACATTCTCCCCTGCCAACCCTTTTCCTTGGATCCACATCCTCCCCAGCCGGCCCTTTTCCTTGGATCCACATCCTCCCCAACCGGCCCTTTTCCCTGGATCCACATCCTCCCCAGCCAGCCCTTTGCCTTGTcctccccagccagccctgTTCCCTGGATCTGTGtccctcccagccagctcttTTCCTTGGATCCACATCGTCCCCAACCAGCCCTTTTCCCTGGATCTGTGTcctccccagccagcccagTTCCCTGGATCCACATCCTCCCCAACCAGCTCTTCTCCCTGGATCTGTGtccctcccagccagcccagtTCCTTGGATCCACATCCTCCCCAGCCAGCTCTTTTCCTTGGATCCACATcctccccagccagccctgTTCCCTGGATATGTGtccctcccagccagcccttTTCCTTGGATCCACATCCTCCCCAGCCAGCCCTTTTCCTTGGATCCATGTCCTCCCCAGCCAGCCCTTTTCCCTGGATCTGTGTcctccccagccagcccagctccctggaTCCACATCCTCCCCAACCAGCCCTTTTCCTTGGATCCACATCCTCCCCAACCAGCCCTTTTCCTTGGATCCACATCCTCCCCAACCAGCTCTTCTCCCTGGATCTGTGTCCTCcccatccagcccagctccctggaTCTGTGtccctcccaggcagctctTTTCCTTGGATACACATCCTCCCCAGCCAGCTCTTCTCCCTGGATCTGTGTCCCTCCCAGCCAACCCTATTCCTTGGATCCACATcctccccagccagccctgTTCCCTGGATTTGTGtccctcccagccagccctgtTCCCTGGATTTGTGtccctcccagccagccctgtTCTTTGGATCCACATcctccccagccagcccagTTCCTTGGATCCATGTCCTCCCCAGCCAGCCCTTTTCCCTGGATCTGctcctggagatgctggtggCTGTGTCTGACTCACCAGCCGTGTGTCAGCACTGCCTCCAGCACATGTGGAAGCCAAGCAGTGGGAATTCTGGGTCAGGATTTCACCCTGGTGAGGGTGGGGATGTGGAGACCATGGAGAGACAAAGCCCTGTACAAAATATCCTGGTTCTTCCACAGCGAGGCCAAGAATGGAAGTGGATTTTGGGCCCCCATGGAAAACACCCCCAGTGTAACATCCCACTGATTTATTTGGGATGTATGAGCCCCAAATGCTGTGGCCTGAACATGGGCACCCACATCCAGCATCCACTTATGGTTCAGACCTTGCACTCTGAGCATGTTGAGTGACCCCTTTTCCCAGGTATTTGTGCTCCAGGTGCCACCTCAGTGAAGGAAAATGATCCCTATCCCACCTGCTTTCACTGTTGTTTCCTGTGTTCCTCCCTCTTCCACGAGCAGAGATTTGAAACTATCCAGAGATCCCATCACAGGGGGATGGAAGCAGGTGGGAAACGTGCAGGATATCGGAGAAAGGCcctgattttactttttttttctgccctgttttctcctttcagaCGACACGAAGCTCAATCAGTTCGCAGGAGCAGAGGGTAAGCCCttcaccccctccctgcctgctccgAGGGAACACGGGTTTCCCTGGATTCCAGTGGTCAGCAGGGGGGACAGGGGAACCTGGGACATCATCAAGATAACATTCCTGTTGTCCTCACCCTGGTTAATGCAATTCCAGAGGGTGAAAAGTGAGAGTCTGCAATGATCTGTTTTACCCTGGTGCCGTTTGTCCTGCTGTGCAAACTCAGACAGGGAGTTTTCTCCTTCCGTGTAATTCCCTTTATTTGCCATATTTTCATAGACGCAAAGCCCTTTTCCCTCTGAGTTTCCCCAGCTGGGCCAAAGAGCAGCATAAAATCCAAATATAAAGTGTCCTCTCTGCTCCCTGAATCCTTGGTCAGCCCCAGTCTGTCCACCAGGGAACTGAACTGTGCCATAATGCTCTTCCTAATTCCAGAGACTGGGAAGGATCCAAGCCCTGTTCACTGATGTCAGGCCCTGTGTGTCCCTTTTCTCTGGGAGGAGCTCAGGGAAGTTCAACTGCCTGAACTGGGCTGGGGATTGGGCCACGGAGCCTTTGGAATCCACGTTATTCCCAGTTTGCTCCCAAATGCCCGGTGATGTCCCAGTTAACAGATGCCACGTCcaccctctgcagctctgggcagttGCTGAGGCGCCAGcactgctccagccccagctggatCCTGTTTTCCAGGCATGGGGAGCAGCCTTCCTTCCAAGACGGCCCCAATTCCCACCGGCACCATCGTGGGGATCGTCCTGGCCGTGCTGCTCGTGGCCGGGATCATCCTGGCTGGGATCTACATCAGCAGCCACCCCACCTCCAACGCCGCCCTCTTCTTCATCGAGGTGAGTGCAGCACCTCACCCCTGCAGGCTTTGCCCTCCCTTTGCCATCCACCCAAATCCCAGCCTTCCAGACCCACCCAAATCCCAGCCTTCCAGATCCACCCAAATCCCAGCCTTTCAGACCCACCCAAATCCCAGCCTTCCAGATCCACCCAAATCCCAGCCTTCCAGACCCACCCAAATCCCAGCCTTCCAGACCCACCCAAATCCCAGCCTTCCAGATCCACCCAAATCCCAGCCTTCCAGATCCACCCAAATCCCAGCCTTCCAGACCCACACAAATCCCAGCCTTCCAGATGCACACAGATCCCAACATTCCAGATCCGCACAAACCCCAGCCTTCCAGATCCACACAAACCCCAACCTTCCAGATCCACACAAATCCCAACATTCCAGATGCACCCAAATCCCAGCCCTCCAGGTGCACACAAATCCCAACATTCCAGATCCGCCCAAATCCCAGCCTTCCAGACCCACCCAAATCCCAGCCTTCCAGATCCACACAAATCCCAACATTCCAGATGCACCCAAATCCCAGCCTTCCAGATCCACCCAAATCCCAGCCTTCCAGATCCACCCAAATCCCAGCCTTCCAGATCCACCCAAATCCCAGCCTTCCAGATCCACCCAAATCCCAGCCTTCCAGATCCACACAAATCCCAGCCTTCCAGATCCACCCAAATCCCAGCCTTCCAGACCCACCCAAATCCCGGCCTTCCAGATCCACCCAAACCCCAGCCTTCCAGACCCACCCAAATCCCAGCCTTCCAGATCCACCCAAATCCCAGCCTTCCAGATCCACCCAAATCCCAACCTTCCAGATCCACCCAAATCCCAGCCTTCCAGACCCACACAAATCCCAACATTCCAGATCCACCCAAATCCCAGCCTTCCAGATCCACCCAAATCCCAGCCTTCCAGATCCACCCAAATCCCAACCTTCCAGATGCACCCAAATCCCAGCCTTCCAGACCCACCCAAATCCCAGCCTTCCAGATCCACCCAAATCCCAGCCTTCCAGATGCACCCAAATCCCAGCCTTCCAGATCCACCCAAATCCCAGCCTTCCAGATCCACCCAAATCCCAGCCTTCCcgagaggggagcagggagcttCACATCCAAGCTCCTTTCCGTGCTCCTCCAGTCACGGCTGATCTCCCAACCTCCGGCTGCTGGGTGTTTAAACTCagcctctctccttcccacacggttttatttctctccccTGTTTTCCCCCATGGAATGTCGGGCTCTTCCACCTGCTCCTCGAGCTCAGCCTGGCCCAGGGGGGGGAGAGGCTCCGCCGAATCGCCCCGCTGGATTTTTGTTGCCTAAAATTGCCAGCCTGCCCCTGATGGATGGATGCCATCAGCTGCCGTGGGAGGGCTGTGGGAATGCTCTGGAGGCAGGAATTTAATTCTGGGGGTGACGGGGGGCCCAACCATCCCCATCTGCTGCCGGAGCCGGGCCCGAGGCAGCCGGGAGTGGGCTGGATCCTGGCAcgggagctgctgccaagggatGAGCAACACTCAGCCCTCAGCCTTCCCTTATCCCTCCCCGG from Pseudopipra pipra isolate bDixPip1 chromosome 26, bDixPip1.hap1, whole genome shotgun sequence harbors:
- the PLXDC1 gene encoding plexin domain-containing protein 1; the protein is MRWGGLLLLLLLRGALGAGRPPGSPVVGEGRRRARDTSEGTRISHDLGGGSLAIDTLPANETRIVEDNHSYYVSRVFGPGEAQRKGLWVDMAAANGSQVKIHGILSNTHRQASRIILSFDFPFYGHLLRQVTIATGGFIFVGDVIHRMLTATQYIAPLMANFNPSYSRNSTVQYLDNGTVFVVQWDKVYLQGKEDMGSFTFQAALHSTGRIVFGYKEIPVPVLQISATQHPVKAGLSDAFMVLNPSPDVPESRRRTIYEYHRVELDTSRISSLSAVEFTPLPTCLQHQSCETCVTSELTFNCSWCHVLQRCSSGFDRYREEWLSYGCGQSDEKTCEDLAEGSHYSAPPDSSLSPLSEGVPSSTASLFIDSLTTEDDTKLNQFAGAEGMGSSLPSKTAPIPTGTIVGIVLAVLLVAGIILAGIYISSHPTSNAALFFIERRPHHWPAMKFRNHTHHATYAEVEAASQEKEGFVEAEQC